The following coding sequences are from one Microbulbifer sp. TB1203 window:
- a CDS encoding TfoX/Sxy family protein: MAYNKTLAEKVRELLQRNDGLTEKQMFGGLAFMLNGNMACGVVGEELMVRVGPDNYQDALEQRYTRPMDFTGRPLKGMVYVEEDAIAAALDEWVNRGVEFAGSLPPK, from the coding sequence ATGGCTTACAACAAAACCCTGGCAGAAAAAGTGCGCGAACTGTTGCAGAGAAACGACGGCCTCACGGAAAAGCAGATGTTCGGCGGCCTGGCATTTATGTTGAACGGCAATATGGCCTGCGGCGTAGTGGGTGAGGAACTGATGGTGCGAGTGGGTCCGGACAACTACCAGGATGCCCTGGAGCAGCGCTACACCAGGCCGATGGACTTCACCGGCCGGCCGCTTAAAGGCATGGTGTATGTGGAAGAGGATGCGATTGCAGCAGCCCTGGACGAATGGGTCAATCGCGGGGTGGAGTTTGCCGGTTCTCTGCCGCCGAAATAA
- a CDS encoding 2Fe-2S iron-sulfur cluster-binding protein → MQITVNGSAHKVEVEEDMPLLWVLRDELKLTGTKFGCGGGFCGACTIHLDGQPVRACLTPVSFAEGKKITTIEGLSANGDHPLQLAWIEHNVPQCGYCQSGQLMSAAALLQQTPNPDDKQIDQAMTGNLCRCGTYPRIKSAISAAAKMKAAAKIKSAATKEGNADV, encoded by the coding sequence ATGCAAATAACAGTCAACGGCTCTGCCCATAAGGTTGAAGTGGAAGAGGATATGCCACTGCTCTGGGTGCTCAGGGACGAGCTCAAACTCACCGGCACCAAATTCGGCTGCGGCGGCGGCTTCTGCGGCGCCTGCACCATACACCTGGACGGCCAGCCGGTGCGCGCGTGCCTGACCCCGGTCAGTTTCGCCGAGGGCAAAAAGATCACCACCATCGAGGGACTTTCCGCAAATGGCGATCACCCGCTGCAGCTGGCCTGGATAGAGCACAACGTGCCCCAGTGCGGCTACTGCCAGAGCGGCCAGCTGATGTCCGCCGCCGCGCTGCTGCAACAGACCCCCAACCCCGACGACAAACAGATAGACCAGGCCATGACCGGCAACCTCTGTCGCTGCGGCACCTATCCGCGTATCAAGTCCGCAATCAGCGCCGCGGCCAAAATGAAAGCCGCGGCCAAAATAAAAAGTGCCGCGACTAAGGAGGGAAACGCCGATGTCTGA
- a CDS encoding molybdopterin cofactor-binding domain-containing protein has product MSDTTVKNIHRRRFLKLTGLSAGGLVLGANLPGWQPAWAAGLDKNNEFNLFVSIDSDDTVSIVCHRSEMGQGIRTGLPQIVADELEADWQKVKVIQGLGDKRYGDQNTDGSRSVRRFYDTMRRMGASARTMLERAAAQRWEVPAGECRAENHSVIHTPSGRRLSFGELAEAAAGQPVPDEKDLRLKNSTQFKYIGKPVNTVDTPDMVTGRARFGQDVYFDDLLIASIERAPVLGSKITRIDDSAARKVKGVVAIAQLDGGAEPPLFNPLSGVAVLAYNTWTAQKGRKLLDITWSETGHSQHDSDAYLEELKQAVQEPGKTIINHGDVDTALAGASRSHSATYTVPYLAHAAMEPLAATAQVSEGACEVWACVQDPQSVQQNVASALGLKPEQVKVNVTLLGGAFGRKSKPDFVVEAALLARKMQRPVKVVWSREDDMRHDYYHAASAAHFQAGFNGDGKVESWLQRTAFPSISGTFQAGVDRPSNSELRLGLADMPFAIPNRRTETQRADYHTRIGWLRSVSNIQNAFGVCSFADELAYSGGRRPDEFLLELIGSDRHINPSQGDYKYDNYGEDLEKFPVDTARLKQVLRRVAAKADLNMRGDHEKNAGEGWGIAVHRSFLSYVGIASKVQVRDGQLKILEMHCAADVGLAVNPDRVRSQMEGAMIFGMSLALMGEIKMQNGAVVNSNFHDYPLLRMHQCPPLSVELIASEEPPAGVGEPGVPPVAPSITNAIFAASGQRIRELPINKHLKIG; this is encoded by the coding sequence ATGTCTGATACCACAGTAAAAAATATCCACCGGCGCCGGTTTCTCAAACTCACCGGCCTCAGCGCCGGCGGCCTGGTGCTCGGCGCCAACCTGCCCGGCTGGCAACCCGCCTGGGCCGCGGGGCTGGATAAAAACAACGAGTTCAATTTGTTCGTCAGTATCGACAGCGACGATACCGTATCGATCGTCTGCCACCGTTCGGAAATGGGCCAGGGTATCCGCACCGGCCTGCCCCAGATAGTCGCCGACGAGTTGGAAGCGGACTGGCAGAAGGTGAAAGTGATCCAGGGCCTGGGTGACAAGCGCTACGGCGACCAGAATACCGACGGCTCGCGCAGTGTGCGCCGCTTCTACGACACCATGCGCCGCATGGGCGCCAGCGCCCGCACCATGCTGGAAAGGGCCGCGGCACAGCGATGGGAAGTGCCCGCCGGCGAGTGCCGGGCGGAAAATCACTCCGTCATCCACACCCCCAGCGGCCGACGCCTGAGCTTCGGCGAACTGGCCGAAGCCGCCGCCGGGCAGCCGGTGCCGGATGAAAAAGATCTCCGTTTGAAAAACAGCACGCAATTCAAATATATCGGCAAACCGGTCAATACCGTCGATACACCGGACATGGTCACGGGCCGGGCACGCTTCGGCCAGGATGTGTATTTCGACGATCTGCTGATTGCCAGTATCGAGCGCGCGCCGGTACTGGGCAGCAAGATCACCCGTATCGACGACAGCGCCGCGCGCAAGGTGAAGGGCGTGGTCGCCATCGCACAGCTGGACGGCGGCGCGGAACCGCCGCTGTTCAACCCCCTGAGCGGTGTGGCGGTGCTGGCGTACAATACCTGGACGGCACAAAAAGGACGCAAACTGCTGGATATTACCTGGAGCGAAACCGGCCACAGCCAGCACGACAGCGACGCCTACCTGGAAGAACTGAAACAGGCGGTACAGGAACCGGGCAAGACCATCATCAATCACGGCGACGTGGACACCGCGCTGGCGGGTGCCAGCCGCAGCCACAGCGCCACCTATACCGTGCCCTACTTGGCCCACGCCGCCATGGAACCGCTTGCCGCTACTGCACAGGTCAGCGAAGGCGCTTGCGAAGTCTGGGCCTGCGTGCAGGACCCGCAGTCGGTGCAGCAGAACGTGGCCAGTGCACTGGGATTGAAGCCGGAGCAGGTAAAAGTCAACGTTACCCTGCTCGGTGGCGCCTTCGGGCGCAAGTCCAAGCCGGATTTTGTCGTCGAGGCAGCATTGCTAGCGAGAAAAATGCAGCGGCCGGTAAAAGTGGTGTGGAGCCGCGAGGACGATATGCGCCACGACTACTACCACGCGGCCAGCGCGGCGCACTTCCAAGCCGGCTTCAACGGCGACGGCAAGGTAGAAAGCTGGCTGCAGCGCACCGCCTTCCCCTCCATCAGCGGCACTTTCCAGGCCGGCGTCGACCGCCCCTCCAATTCGGAACTGCGTCTGGGCCTAGCCGATATGCCCTTCGCCATTCCCAACCGCAGGACCGAGACCCAGCGCGCCGATTACCACACCCGTATCGGCTGGTTGAGGTCCGTCTCCAATATCCAGAATGCCTTCGGCGTGTGCAGCTTCGCCGATGAACTGGCCTATTCAGGCGGCCGGCGCCCGGACGAATTCCTGCTGGAACTTATAGGCTCGGACCGGCATATCAACCCCAGCCAGGGGGACTACAAGTACGACAACTACGGCGAGGACCTGGAAAAGTTTCCCGTGGATACCGCGCGCCTGAAACAGGTATTGCGGCGCGTGGCGGCGAAAGCGGATCTGAATATGCGCGGGGATCACGAAAAAAACGCGGGTGAAGGCTGGGGCATTGCCGTGCACCGCAGCTTCCTGTCCTATGTGGGCATCGCCAGCAAAGTGCAAGTGCGCGACGGCCAGCTCAAAATCCTGGAGATGCACTGCGCCGCCGATGTGGGCCTGGCGGTCAACCCGGATCGGGTGCGTTCGCAGATGGAAGGGGCGATGATTTTCGGCATGAGCCTGGCGCTGATGGGCGAGATAAAAATGCAGAACGGCGCGGTGGTGAACAGCAACTTCCACGACTACCCGCTGCTCCGTATGCACCAGTGCCCGCCGCTGTCGGTCGAGCTGATCGCCTCCGAAGAACCCCCCGCGGGCGTCGGCGAACCGGGCGTGCCGCCGGTAGCCCCGAGCATTACCAACGCGATTTTTGCCGCAAGCGGGCAACGGATTCGCGAGCTGCCGATTAACAAACACCTGAAGATCGGTTAA
- a CDS encoding PQQ-dependent sugar dehydrogenase, with the protein MDLCSKWIIGLLFGLCATASTANYQPLPETCDGLPKLPVGTAPGTCLGLMVSAESGAAFIKPRKALEIPDGNRILVTDMGGWGAGKGILWLLEFEDNRYRNLRKASRLATGLNLPHDIKSGPGGYFYLGEADRIVRFQLEGDRITAQETVIEGLPFAPGKHLHPLTSFVFLPDNDLLVNAGSKSDDCGLTRDRPQCNEIDSVGLRRYHYLSEEQRWDSNFELYASGLRNSMALVVHPSGTILQGENSTDRKDAEEPYEEINIIREGGFYGWPYCFNRKLDTGFIPDGCSQADYIEPYSLMPPHVAPLDMIYYSGDRLPIPKGSLLMSWHGYRVIGHRLVSYPTTAEGLPILDKNPVFNRDPIPPARDFSRHTFSPRGGSAGDAQHREIVSHWNPVQGLRPEGAPVGLLQLKDGSLLIVDDKNKALLRLSNGEAYREHGRKYQTADIDGIRFEGGTRHLLLEHCSGCHTELSGNPGELLNRQSGWLREEDGRTLLEHRLTAPSGFMPPTGRLAENEIGTILQAL; encoded by the coding sequence ATGGATTTATGCAGTAAATGGATTATCGGCCTGTTGTTCGGCCTTTGCGCAACTGCCAGTACCGCCAATTACCAACCTTTGCCCGAAACCTGCGACGGCCTGCCCAAGCTTCCGGTCGGCACCGCGCCCGGCACCTGCCTGGGTCTTATGGTCAGCGCGGAAAGCGGCGCCGCCTTTATCAAACCCCGCAAGGCTCTCGAAATTCCAGACGGCAACCGGATTCTGGTTACGGATATGGGCGGCTGGGGTGCCGGCAAGGGGATTCTGTGGCTGCTGGAGTTTGAAGACAACCGCTACCGCAACCTGCGCAAAGCCAGCAGGCTCGCCACCGGCCTGAACCTGCCCCACGACATCAAATCCGGCCCGGGAGGTTATTTCTACCTGGGCGAAGCCGACAGGATCGTGCGTTTTCAACTTGAGGGGGACCGGATAACTGCGCAGGAAACGGTGATCGAAGGACTGCCGTTTGCACCCGGTAAGCACCTGCACCCCCTGACCAGCTTCGTATTCCTGCCCGACAACGATCTGCTGGTAAATGCCGGCTCGAAAAGCGACGATTGCGGACTCACCAGAGACCGCCCACAGTGTAATGAAATCGATTCCGTCGGTCTCAGGCGCTACCACTACCTGAGCGAAGAGCAGCGCTGGGACAGCAATTTCGAGCTCTACGCCAGCGGGCTGCGCAATTCCATGGCGCTGGTGGTGCACCCGAGCGGCACCATTTTACAGGGGGAAAACAGCACCGACCGGAAAGATGCCGAGGAGCCCTACGAGGAAATCAATATTATTCGCGAGGGCGGCTTCTACGGCTGGCCCTATTGCTTCAACCGCAAACTGGATACCGGCTTTATTCCCGACGGCTGCTCGCAGGCCGACTATATCGAGCCCTACAGCCTGATGCCGCCCCACGTGGCGCCGCTGGACATGATTTATTACAGCGGCGATCGACTGCCCATTCCCAAGGGCAGCCTGCTGATGAGCTGGCATGGATACCGGGTTATCGGCCACCGGCTGGTCAGCTATCCGACCACCGCGGAGGGTCTCCCAATTTTGGATAAAAATCCTGTTTTCAACCGCGATCCTATTCCGCCGGCCCGGGATTTCTCCCGGCATACCTTTTCCCCGCGAGGGGGCTCCGCGGGAGACGCGCAGCACAGGGAGATCGTCAGCCACTGGAACCCGGTCCAGGGACTGAGACCGGAAGGCGCGCCGGTGGGTCTGCTGCAGCTGAAGGACGGCTCCCTGCTCATCGTCGACGACAAAAACAAGGCGCTGCTGCGCCTTTCCAACGGTGAGGCCTATCGGGAGCACGGGCGGAAATACCAAACCGCGGATATCGACGGTATCCGCTTTGAAGGCGGCACCAGGCACCTGCTGCTGGAGCACTGCTCCGGTTGCCACACGGAGCTGAGCGGCAATCCCGGCGAGCTGCTGAACCGGCAGAGCGGCTGGCTGCGGGAGGAGGACGGCAGGACCCTGCTCGAACACCGGCTCACGGCCCCTTCCGGATTTATGCCGCCCACAGGGAGGCTGGCGGAAAACGAGATAGGAACCATCTTGCAGGCCCTGTAG
- a CDS encoding nucleotidyltransferase family protein — translation MARTQPIILAAGASNRFGHCKLLLKHRGRTLLQHCADTLAPLGLPTPLIVTGAWHRQLVDAHPQLDLRENRDWQSGMGGSLAFAIRQLPASCDAALVLLADQVAIDSTDIRRLLECWTEYKTIVCSFYADRRGVPAVFSREYFPQLAKLNSDRGARDLLRSEQYAITEVPVPNGAIDIDTQQDWKTWRLCRGPR, via the coding sequence ATGGCAAGGACCCAGCCAATTATTCTCGCCGCCGGTGCCTCGAACCGCTTCGGCCACTGCAAACTGCTGCTTAAACACCGGGGCAGGACACTGTTGCAACACTGTGCCGATACACTGGCACCGCTGGGTCTCCCGACGCCGCTTATCGTGACCGGCGCCTGGCACCGGCAACTTGTCGATGCCCACCCGCAGCTGGACCTGCGCGAAAATCGCGACTGGCAGTCGGGCATGGGCGGCTCGCTCGCTTTCGCTATTCGGCAGCTGCCGGCGAGCTGTGATGCGGCCCTGGTTTTACTGGCGGACCAGGTGGCGATCGACAGCACGGATATCCGGCGCCTGCTGGAGTGCTGGACAGAATATAAAACCATCGTTTGCAGTTTCTACGCGGATCGCAGGGGCGTGCCGGCCGTTTTTTCCAGGGAGTATTTCCCGCAGCTGGCGAAGTTGAACAGCGACCGCGGCGCGCGCGACCTGCTGCGCTCGGAACAGTACGCTATCACCGAAGTGCCGGTACCCAACGGCGCCATTGATATCGACACACAACAGGATTGGAAGACCTGGAGATTGTGCCGAGGGCCGCGATGA
- a CDS encoding MFS transporter: protein MEVLSPRNTGAALVANIIDRGSISAQQLTVIALCLLCNMLDGFDITAMAVAVNAIGGELSLREDKLGLLFSFALAGMMLGAMFLASASDVIGRRKVMIASMAAIGSSVLLTGYADNLWQLIGLRFLSGLGAGAMLASQAALASEYSSVKFRALSVAAVTAGYPLGAMATGLVAGELLPEYGWRSLFVLGGTITLAMALFVYWLIPESLQFLLEKRPPGALVQINKILLRLGREPLKELPLISAGRSGESSGVLANMLALLNPANRRTTLNLWLTFFVCFCTLYFLMSWIPKMVINAGLPEQTGNYAFSLFNMGGVLGIFLLGSLATRWKLTGLVSFFLISAATGMIIFALAPRDESLLLALIFLIGLMQQGGFCGLYAVAAKVYPTGIRSTGVGWAVGLGRFGAVIGPAVAGVTIASGVSMAGNFYLFAVPMLLGGVLAYRLQVE, encoded by the coding sequence ATGGAAGTTCTATCGCCCCGCAACACCGGTGCCGCACTGGTGGCGAATATTATCGACAGGGGTTCCATCAGCGCCCAGCAGTTGACCGTTATCGCTCTCTGCCTACTCTGCAATATGCTCGACGGTTTCGATATCACCGCCATGGCCGTGGCGGTAAACGCGATCGGCGGGGAGCTGTCGCTAAGGGAGGACAAGCTGGGGCTGCTATTCAGTTTTGCCCTGGCGGGGATGATGCTGGGAGCCATGTTCCTGGCGTCGGCTTCCGATGTGATCGGGCGCCGCAAGGTGATGATCGCCAGTATGGCGGCGATCGGAAGCAGCGTATTGCTGACCGGCTATGCCGACAACCTATGGCAACTGATAGGGCTGCGTTTCCTCAGCGGGCTGGGTGCGGGAGCCATGCTGGCGAGCCAGGCGGCTCTGGCCTCCGAGTACAGTTCGGTAAAATTCCGGGCCCTGTCGGTGGCCGCGGTAACCGCCGGCTATCCACTGGGCGCGATGGCCACCGGACTGGTAGCCGGTGAACTGTTGCCCGAGTATGGATGGCGAAGCCTCTTTGTGCTCGGGGGCACTATTACCCTGGCGATGGCACTGTTCGTTTACTGGCTGATCCCGGAATCCCTGCAGTTCCTGCTTGAAAAACGCCCGCCCGGGGCGTTGGTACAGATAAACAAAATCCTGCTCCGGCTCGGGCGCGAGCCCCTCAAAGAACTTCCCCTGATCAGTGCCGGGCGCAGCGGTGAAAGCAGTGGTGTCCTTGCCAATATGCTGGCGTTGTTGAACCCCGCCAATCGCCGCACGACGTTGAACCTCTGGCTCACCTTTTTCGTGTGCTTTTGCACGCTCTATTTCCTGATGAGCTGGATTCCCAAAATGGTGATCAATGCGGGGCTGCCGGAACAGACCGGCAACTATGCCTTTTCCCTGTTCAATATGGGCGGCGTATTGGGAATTTTTCTACTGGGGAGCCTGGCAACCCGATGGAAGCTGACCGGTCTGGTGAGCTTCTTTCTCATCTCCGCTGCTACAGGCATGATCATTTTTGCCCTGGCGCCCAGGGACGAAAGCCTGCTGCTGGCGTTGATCTTTTTGATCGGGCTGATGCAACAAGGCGGTTTTTGCGGGCTCTATGCCGTGGCGGCCAAGGTCTACCCCACAGGGATACGCAGTACCGGCGTCGGCTGGGCGGTCGGCCTGGGGCGGTTTGGCGCGGTGATCGGACCGGCGGTTGCCGGGGTGACCATCGCCTCCGGGGTCAGTATGGCGGGGAATTTCTATCTCTTTGCAGTGCCGATGTTGCTGGGCGGAGTCCTCGCCTACAGGTTGCAGGTCGAATAG
- the purL gene encoding phosphoribosylformylglycinamidine synthase, which yields MLVLRGAPALSKFRHQKLLNQLRALQPAIGEVYAEFVHFADSKKLNGKEQALLERLLQYGPTEEKHKPEGELLLVVPRPGTISPWSSKATDIAHNAGLTQIHRLERGIAYYISGVELTEAERGELAILLHDRMVEAVLTDFDAAGQLFREEKPRQLTSVNLLDGGREALEDANVTLGLALAEDEIDYLLTSFQELERNPTDVELMMFAQANSEHCRHKIFNATWTIDGEDQERSLFSMIKNTYQKGGDNVLSAYADNAAVVVGSEAGRFYPDPETREYGFSREPIHLLMKVETHNHPTAIAPFPGAGTGAGGEIRDEGAVGRGSKPKVGLTGFTVSNLQIPGYEQPWEVDYGKPERIVTALDIMIEGPIGGAAFNNEFGRPNICGYFRTFEEDFGGERRGYHKPIMIAGGYGNIREEHIEKPEFKPGAKLVVLGGPAMLIGLGGGAASSMASGTSSEDLDFASVQRQNPEIERRCQEVIDQCWQLGDKNPIAFIHDVGAGGLSNAFPELVKDGGTGGNFEIRNVPCDEPGMSPLEIWCNESQERYVLAVMPKDLERFEKICERERCPFAVVGEATEEKHLRLNDKEFDAKPVDLPMSVLFGKPPRMHRTAKKREVETEVFVTEGIDLNEAVERVLRLPAVASKSFLITIGDRTVTGTVSRDQMVGPWQVPVADCAVTTVAYDSYAGEAMAMGERTPVALLDAPASGRLAVGEAITNIACAPIGQLSDVKLSANWMCAAGHPGEEEKLYRTVEAVGMELCPELGITIPVGKDSMSMRTAWNDEGEDKAVTAPLSLIISAFTPVTDVRKVATPQLRRDKGESELVLVDLGAGKNRLGGSCLAQVYNQLGSTPADLDDPKRLKGFFEVVQEALREEKIIAYHDRSDGGLFVALAEMMFAGRIGMDVELYELGEDPIAALFSEELGVVLQVPACDARMLVKTFGERGIPAHQIGFLNDNEHLCITREGVQIFGRSRAELQQIWSETSYRIQALRDNADCAAQEFAAIAKEDPGLSVNLSYDLNEDVSAPYISKVSRPKVAILREQGVNSQVEMAHAFHRAGFAAVDVHMSDILAGRVALDDFKGLVGCGGFSYGDVLGAGEGWAKTILFNPRARDQFQAFFERGDTFSLGVCNGCQMFSVIKELIPGADHWPRFVRNLSEQYEARFALVGIEETPSVLFKGMAGSYMPVAVAHGEGRVEFADREALETCEQSGTIAMRYLNNNREITETYPANPNGSVNGITSLCSEDGRVTIMMPHPERVARAVSNSWHPDDWDEDSGWMRLFRNARVFVD from the coding sequence ATGCTAGTTCTGCGTGGTGCTCCCGCACTGTCGAAATTCCGCCATCAAAAACTGCTCAACCAACTGCGCGCCCTGCAACCGGCGATCGGTGAGGTTTACGCTGAGTTCGTCCACTTCGCCGACAGCAAAAAGCTGAACGGGAAGGAGCAGGCGCTGCTGGAGCGGCTGCTGCAGTACGGCCCCACCGAGGAAAAGCACAAGCCCGAGGGCGAACTGCTTTTAGTGGTGCCGCGCCCGGGCACCATTTCGCCCTGGTCCTCCAAGGCCACCGATATCGCCCACAACGCAGGCCTTACACAGATCCATCGCCTGGAGCGCGGTATCGCCTACTACATTAGCGGCGTCGAATTAACAGAAGCTGAACGGGGCGAGTTGGCGATACTGCTGCACGACCGCATGGTGGAGGCGGTACTGACGGATTTCGACGCGGCCGGACAGCTGTTTCGCGAGGAAAAGCCGCGCCAGCTGACCAGTGTCAACCTGCTCGACGGCGGCCGGGAAGCGTTGGAAGACGCCAACGTGACCCTGGGCCTGGCGTTGGCGGAGGATGAGATCGACTACCTGCTCACCAGCTTCCAGGAGCTGGAACGCAACCCCACCGACGTGGAGCTGATGATGTTCGCCCAGGCGAACTCCGAGCACTGCCGCCACAAGATATTCAACGCCACCTGGACCATCGACGGCGAGGACCAGGAGCGCTCGCTGTTCAGCATGATCAAGAATACCTACCAGAAGGGCGGTGACAATGTGCTGTCCGCCTACGCGGACAACGCCGCGGTGGTGGTGGGCAGCGAGGCGGGCCGCTTCTACCCGGACCCGGAAACCCGCGAGTACGGTTTCAGCCGGGAGCCGATCCATCTGCTGATGAAGGTGGAAACCCACAACCATCCGACTGCGATCGCGCCATTCCCGGGCGCCGGCACCGGCGCCGGCGGCGAGATCCGCGACGAGGGCGCCGTGGGCCGCGGCTCCAAGCCCAAGGTGGGCCTGACCGGCTTTACTGTGTCCAACCTGCAGATCCCCGGCTACGAGCAGCCCTGGGAAGTGGATTACGGCAAGCCGGAGCGCATCGTCACCGCGCTGGACATTATGATCGAGGGCCCTATCGGTGGCGCTGCTTTCAACAACGAGTTCGGCCGCCCAAACATCTGTGGTTACTTCCGTACCTTCGAAGAGGATTTCGGCGGCGAGCGCCGCGGCTACCACAAGCCGATCATGATCGCCGGCGGCTACGGCAATATCCGCGAAGAGCATATTGAGAAACCGGAGTTCAAGCCCGGGGCCAAGCTGGTGGTGCTCGGCGGCCCGGCGATGCTGATCGGCCTCGGCGGCGGCGCCGCCTCCAGTATGGCCAGCGGTACCAGCTCTGAGGACCTGGATTTCGCCTCGGTGCAGCGCCAGAACCCGGAAATCGAGCGCCGCTGCCAGGAGGTGATCGACCAGTGCTGGCAGTTGGGAGACAAAAACCCCATCGCCTTTATCCACGATGTGGGTGCCGGCGGCCTGTCCAACGCCTTCCCGGAGCTGGTGAAGGACGGCGGCACCGGCGGCAACTTTGAAATCAGAAACGTGCCCTGCGACGAGCCGGGCATGAGCCCGCTGGAAATCTGGTGTAACGAATCCCAGGAGCGCTACGTGCTGGCGGTGATGCCGAAGGACTTGGAGCGCTTCGAGAAAATCTGCGAGCGGGAGCGCTGTCCCTTCGCGGTGGTGGGAGAGGCCACGGAAGAAAAGCACCTGCGGCTGAATGACAAGGAATTTGACGCCAAACCGGTGGACCTGCCCATGTCAGTGCTGTTCGGCAAGCCGCCGCGTATGCACCGCACCGCCAAAAAAAGGGAAGTGGAAACGGAAGTGTTTGTGACCGAGGGCATCGACCTGAACGAGGCCGTCGAGCGGGTGCTGCGCCTGCCGGCGGTGGCCAGCAAGAGCTTCCTGATCACTATCGGCGACCGCACCGTAACCGGCACGGTTTCCCGCGACCAGATGGTGGGCCCCTGGCAGGTACCGGTGGCGGACTGCGCGGTGACCACCGTGGCCTACGACAGCTACGCCGGCGAGGCCATGGCCATGGGCGAACGCACCCCGGTGGCGCTGCTGGATGCGCCGGCCTCCGGCCGCCTGGCGGTGGGCGAGGCGATCACCAATATCGCCTGCGCGCCGATCGGCCAGTTGTCCGACGTTAAACTGTCCGCGAACTGGATGTGTGCCGCCGGCCACCCGGGCGAGGAGGAAAAGCTCTACCGCACGGTGGAGGCGGTCGGCATGGAACTCTGCCCGGAATTGGGCATTACCATTCCGGTGGGCAAGGACTCCATGTCCATGCGCACCGCCTGGAACGACGAGGGCGAGGACAAGGCGGTAACCGCGCCGCTGTCGCTGATCATCTCCGCGTTCACCCCGGTCACCGACGTGCGCAAGGTGGCGACACCGCAACTGCGCCGCGACAAGGGCGAGAGCGAACTGGTCCTGGTGGACCTGGGCGCGGGCAAAAACCGCCTCGGTGGCTCCTGCCTGGCGCAGGTGTACAACCAACTGGGCAGTACCCCGGCGGACCTGGACGATCCGAAACGCCTGAAAGGCTTTTTCGAGGTGGTGCAGGAGGCCCTGCGGGAAGAGAAGATCATCGCCTACCACGACCGCTCCGACGGCGGCCTTTTCGTTGCCCTGGCGGAAATGATGTTTGCCGGCCGCATTGGTATGGATGTGGAGCTCTATGAGCTGGGCGAGGACCCAATCGCCGCGCTGTTCAGCGAAGAACTGGGTGTCGTACTGCAAGTGCCCGCTTGCGATGCAAGGATGCTGGTGAAGACCTTCGGCGAACGAGGTATCCCGGCGCACCAGATCGGCTTCCTGAACGACAACGAGCACCTGTGCATCACCCGCGAAGGTGTGCAGATCTTCGGCCGTTCCCGCGCCGAACTGCAGCAGATCTGGTCCGAGACCAGCTACCGCATCCAGGCGCTGCGCGACAACGCCGACTGCGCGGCGCAGGAATTCGCCGCCATAGCCAAGGAAGATCCGGGCCTGTCGGTGAACCTGAGCTATGACCTCAACGAGGACGTCAGCGCGCCTTACATCAGCAAGGTGTCCCGGCCCAAGGTGGCGATACTGCGGGAGCAGGGGGTCAACAGCCAGGTGGAGATGGCCCACGCCTTCCACCGCGCCGGCTTCGCCGCGGTGGACGTGCATATGAGCGATATCCTCGCCGGCCGCGTGGCCCTGGACGACTTCAAGGGGCTGGTGGGCTGTGGAGGCTTCTCCTACGGCGACGTGCTCGGCGCCGGCGAGGGCTGGGCCAAGACCATCCTGTTCAACCCCCGCGCGCGGGACCAGTTCCAGGCGTTCTTCGAACGCGGAGACACCTTCAGCCTGGGGGTGTGCAACGGTTGCCAGATGTTCTCGGTGATCAAGGAGCTGATCCCCGGCGCCGATCACTGGCCGCGGTTTGTGCGCAACCTGTCCGAACAGTACGAGGCGCGCTTCGCGCTGGTGGGCATCGAGGAGACACCCTCGGTGCTGTTCAAGGGTATGGCTGGCTCTTACATGCCGGTGGCGGTCGCCCACGGAGAAGGCCGGGTGGAATTCGCCGATCGGGAGGCGTTGGAAACCTGTGAGCAGTCCGGCACCATCGCCATGCGCTACCTGAACAATAATCGCGAGATCACCGAAACCTATCCGGCCAATCCCAACGGTTCGGTCAACGGCATCACCTCGCTGTGCTCCGAAGACGGCCGCGTGACCATCATGATGCCGCACCCGGAGCGGGTCGCCCGCGCGGTCAGCAACAGCTGGCACCCGGACGATTGGGACGAGGATTCCGGCTGGATGCGCCTGTTCCGCAATGCACGGGTTTTTGTGGATTGA